In Halarcobacter bivalviorum, a genomic segment contains:
- the ruvA gene encoding Holliday junction branch migration protein RuvA, with amino-acid sequence MIIGIEGSIEKKEPTHLHVNVNGLIYEVFVSVNCSSKIADKRVKLHTTHIIREDSQTLYGFLDPNEKKLFDTVIKINGVGPKVALAICSTFTPGSFAQIVSENDVSMLKRVPGIGPKGASRILVELSGFIVEDASADSISGSNATLEAALALESLGFKKDVVSKVLKACTGTNTSDLVKQALKQLQK; translated from the coding sequence ATGATAATAGGTATTGAAGGAAGTATTGAAAAAAAGGAACCAACGCATCTACATGTAAATGTAAATGGTCTAATTTATGAGGTTTTTGTATCTGTAAACTGTAGTTCAAAAATTGCTGATAAGAGAGTAAAACTTCATACAACTCATATTATTAGAGAAGATTCTCAAACTCTTTATGGCTTTTTAGATCCAAACGAAAAAAAATTATTTGATACTGTAATTAAGATAAATGGAGTAGGTCCAAAAGTAGCATTAGCTATCTGTTCTACTTTTACTCCAGGTTCATTTGCACAAATTGTTAGTGAAAATGATGTATCAATGTTAAAAAGAGTTCCAGGTATTGGTCCAAAAGGAGCAAGTAGAATTTTAGTGGAATTATCAGGATTTATAGTTGAAGATGCTTCTGCTGATTCTATTTCAGGTTCCAATGCTACTTTAGAAGCAGCTCTTGCCTTAGAATCATTAGGTTTCAAAAAAGATGTAGTATCAAAAGTTCTAAAAGCTTGTACAGGTACAAATACAAGTGATTTAGTAAAACAAGCACTTAAACAATTACAAAAATAG
- a CDS encoding Mur ligase family protein, whose translation MEILEYFYIFTHVLLIMSLGWYLITNLQWYNYKLERVIFKHHKWQWHITYFASPVVLFHLLPDLYFSIYFYLIYMTSFVLWNKKLDRALVLTSRVKRFLSVLLFVTFALHLLCILSESCHATAIFVPIILTLGITYLIEKMFFISFKHKGKQRLQAIPNLRTIAITASYGKTSIKNYLYHVLKRKYKVYKTPRSVNTIAGIVLDVNRDLPLDTQIYIAEAGARQEGDIEEITMYLEPQYCILGSVGEQHIEYFKTIENIIHTKMEILRSPKMVRGFVHESVPLKQDYEEITKFPDNLNVTMSNLDGIWFDILIDGEQQHFHAPVLGSFNAINLTAVILVAYELGMTIDEIKLAIKDLPQVEHRLQKIEAGGKIIIDDSFNGNLEGMLEAINICTKHEGRKVIITPGLVESTSEANILLAKEINEKFDLAIITGELNSHLLSSNIDEDKVFVLKDKSKLEETLASVTKAGDLILFANDAPNFI comes from the coding sequence ATGGAAATATTAGAATACTTTTATATATTTACACATGTTTTACTAATCATGTCTTTAGGTTGGTATTTAATTACAAATTTACAATGGTATAACTATAAGTTAGAAAGAGTAATCTTCAAACATCATAAATGGCAGTGGCATATCACATATTTTGCCTCTCCTGTTGTACTGTTTCATCTTTTACCTGATTTATATTTCTCTATCTATTTTTATTTAATATATATGACAAGTTTTGTTCTTTGGAATAAAAAACTTGATAGGGCTTTAGTTTTAACTTCAAGAGTTAAAAGATTTTTATCTGTACTTTTATTTGTAACTTTTGCCCTACATTTATTATGTATTTTAAGTGAATCTTGTCATGCAACAGCTATTTTTGTACCTATTATTTTAACTCTTGGTATTACATACTTAATAGAAAAGATGTTTTTTATCTCTTTTAAACACAAAGGAAAACAACGACTTCAAGCAATTCCTAACTTAAGAACTATAGCTATTACTGCTTCATATGGAAAGACTTCTATTAAAAACTATTTATATCATGTATTAAAAAGAAAATATAAAGTATATAAAACTCCAAGGTCTGTAAATACAATTGCAGGAATTGTACTTGATGTAAATAGAGATTTACCTCTTGATACACAAATCTATATTGCTGAAGCAGGGGCAAGACAAGAGGGAGATATTGAAGAGATTACTATGTATTTAGAACCTCAATATTGTATTTTAGGAAGTGTTGGAGAACAGCATATTGAATACTTTAAAACTATAGAAAATATTATTCATACTAAAATGGAAATATTAAGGTCTCCAAAAATGGTAAGAGGTTTTGTACATGAATCAGTTCCTTTAAAACAAGATTATGAAGAGATTACAAAATTTCCTGATAATCTAAACGTAACTATGTCAAATCTTGATGGTATTTGGTTTGATATCTTAATTGATGGAGAACAACAACATTTCCATGCACCAGTTCTTGGAAGTTTTAATGCCATAAATCTTACAGCTGTAATCCTTGTAGCATATGAACTTGGTATGACTATAGATGAGATAAAACTTGCAATAAAAGATTTACCACAAGTAGAACATAGACTTCAAAAAATAGAAGCTGGTGGAAAGATAATCATTGATGATAGTTTTAATGGAAATCTTGAAGGTATGCTTGAAGCTATAAATATTTGTACTAAGCATGAAGGAAGAAAAGTTATTATCACTCCAGGTCTAGTGGAATCAACTTCTGAAGCAAATATTTTACTTGCAAAAGAGATAAATGAAAAGTTTGATTTAGCAATTATTACAGGGGAGTTAAACTCTCATCTTTTAAGTTCAAATATTGATGAAGATAAAGTATTTGTATTAAAAGATAAATCAAAACTTGAAGAGACTTTAGCCTCTGTTACAAAAGCAGGAGATTTAATCCTTTTTGCAAATGATGCACCTAATTTTATATAA
- a CDS encoding alpha/beta fold hydrolase — MASKSIEVLDRKFDISYEIVNPNQKKDIVILHGWGSNKEIMKQAFGRYLHEFRHIYIDMPGFGKSSNNYVLTTKDYSLIIKKFIETLNTNVVAIAGHSFGGKVATLMNPENLILLSTAGILEEKSLKVKTKICFAKIFNKLGLRKITKSFRSDDVKQMSHEMYETFKNVVDEDFTFIFESFEKNAMIFWGKADTATTLPAGEKIHKLIKNSSFTAYEGDHYFFLKHAKDICEKIENGLK; from the coding sequence TTGGCTTCTAAAAGCATTGAAGTTTTAGATAGAAAATTTGATATTTCTTATGAGATAGTTAACCCAAATCAAAAGAAGGATATTGTTATCCTTCATGGTTGGGGTTCAAATAAAGAGATTATGAAACAAGCTTTTGGAAGATACTTACATGAGTTTAGACATATATATATTGATATGCCAGGTTTTGGTAAGAGTTCAAATAATTATGTTCTTACTACAAAAGATTATTCACTAATTATAAAAAAATTTATAGAGACTTTGAATACAAATGTTGTAGCAATAGCAGGACACTCATTTGGTGGAAAAGTTGCAACACTTATGAATCCTGAAAATCTTATACTTTTAAGTACAGCTGGAATTTTAGAAGAAAAAAGCCTAAAAGTAAAAACAAAAATCTGTTTTGCAAAAATCTTTAATAAATTAGGTCTTAGAAAAATTACTAAATCATTTAGAAGTGATGATGTAAAGCAGATGAGTCACGAGATGTATGAGACCTTTAAAAATGTAGTTGATGAAGATTTTACTTTTATTTTTGAATCTTTTGAAAAAAATGCTATGATTTTTTGGGGGAAAGCAGATACTGCTACAACACTTCCTGCTGGAGAAAAAATCCACAAGCTTATAAAAAATAGTAGTTTTACTGCCTATGAAGGTGACCACTATTTCTTTTTAAAGCATGCAAAAGATATTTGTGAAAAAATTGAAAATGGACTGAAATAA
- a CDS encoding D-alanine--D-alanine ligase → MKIGIVFGGKSYEHEISIVSAIAMKDVLKDELVYIFCDTNREFYHIPTDKIKSKLFSSGEYKKCDILNFSKEGFSKKAMFGVKPFDLDVVLNITHGGDGEDGLLASLFEFANIPYIGPRKGACSVSFNKFLTKGYAQSVGVKAIDYKYFTKNDKVEIHSFPVIIKPVTLGSSIGVSIVKSQEELDYALDVAFEFDEAVIVEPFISGIKEYNLAGTKVNGEFVFSIIEEPQKAEFLDFDKKYLDFTRTSQALEANISEELKDRIRDSFKAIYNNTFEGSLIRCDFFVQEDEVYLNEINPIPGSMANYLFEDFNLVLTSLAKSLPKQKDIKITYEYVNKIQASKGK, encoded by the coding sequence TTGAAAATAGGAATAGTTTTTGGTGGTAAATCATATGAACATGAAATTTCAATTGTTTCAGCAATTGCTATGAAAGATGTTTTAAAAGATGAGTTAGTTTATATTTTTTGTGATACAAACAGAGAGTTTTATCATATTCCAACAGATAAAATTAAATCAAAACTATTTAGTAGTGGTGAATATAAAAAATGTGATATTTTAAACTTCTCTAAGGAAGGTTTCTCTAAAAAAGCTATGTTTGGAGTAAAACCTTTTGACCTTGATGTTGTTTTAAATATTACTCATGGAGGAGATGGAGAAGATGGACTTCTAGCTTCTTTATTTGAGTTTGCAAATATTCCTTATATTGGTCCTAGAAAAGGTGCTTGTAGTGTAAGTTTCAATAAGTTTTTAACTAAAGGTTATGCTCAAAGTGTAGGTGTAAAAGCTATTGATTATAAATACTTCACTAAAAATGATAAAGTAGAAATCCACTCTTTCCCTGTAATTATTAAACCTGTAACTTTAGGTAGTTCTATTGGAGTTTCAATTGTAAAATCTCAAGAAGAATTAGATTATGCCCTTGATGTAGCTTTTGAATTTGATGAAGCAGTAATTGTTGAGCCATTTATTTCTGGAATCAAAGAGTATAACTTAGCAGGTACAAAAGTAAATGGAGAGTTTGTCTTCTCAATAATTGAAGAACCACAAAAAGCAGAGTTTTTAGACTTTGATAAAAAATATTTAGATTTTACTAGAACATCACAAGCTTTAGAAGCTAATATTAGTGAAGAGCTTAAAGATAGAATAAGAGACTCTTTTAAAGCAATCTATAATAACACTTTTGAGGGTTCACTTATTAGATGTGATTTCTTTGTACAAGAGGATGAAGTATATTTAAATGAGATAAACCCAATCCCTGGTTCTATGGCAAATTATCTATTTGAAGATTTTAATTTAGTATTAACTTCTCTTGCTAAATCTTTACCAAAACAAAAAGATATTAAAATTACATACGAATATGTAAATAAAATCCAAGCATCAAAAGGTAAATAA
- a CDS encoding four helix bundle protein: MNNVLKNKSYDFALRIVNLTKYLQEEKKEFILSKQILRSGTAIGALIAESEYAQSKSDFISKLHISIKEANETNYWLNLLKDSSYINDKMHKSISPDLTELLKILTSSIKTAKENNV; the protein is encoded by the coding sequence ATGAATAATGTTTTGAAAAATAAATCTTATGACTTTGCTCTTAGAATTGTAAATTTAACTAAATATTTACAAGAAGAGAAAAAAGAGTTTATTTTATCAAAACAGATACTAAGAAGTGGTACAGCAATTGGTGCACTAATAGCAGAGTCAGAGTATGCTCAATCAAAGTCTGACTTTATTTCTAAATTACATATTTCTATTAAAGAAGCAAATGAAACTAACTATTGGTTAAATTTATTAAAAGACTCTTCATACATAAATGATAAAATGCATAAAAGTATAAGTCCTGATTTAACAGAGTTGTTAAAAATATTAACTTCAAGTATAAAAACTGCTAAGGAAAACAATGTTTAA